A genomic stretch from Halobellus sp. LT62 includes:
- the minD gene encoding cell division ATPase MinD, which yields MGRVYAVVSAKGGVGKTTTAANLAAALAAAGSSVAVVDGDLGMANLASALGVSLGDATLHDVLAGDADVDESILEGPHGLAVVPGSPDLDAFSRADPDELDAVLADLTEEYEYVVLDTGAGLSNDTVVPMTFVDEVLLVSTTTRDSLGDTDKTRQVAGRLGVSVAGVALNRADRETLDPEFVSDVLDAEILQIVPDAAVISQAAEAGEPLTTFAPGSDAASAYRSLAGRLTGDASLADERDETGELDAPDESTHAGGTDHSDEDVAADVSEDDDEGVDTDEDLDDEDFDADEEADPVSGDEAVSADEPPSGGEASSKDEVLSEEQSVSDDEAADEDSPTSDEDIVVAGAHEEDGPGGDTDPLAEYDVGADSVDESSADSAAPGVESDSEDDGTESDDDESDPLVEPASADELTAASDDAEADADTGVYTTSLSDDIDAAEGPEDETGGDPAGGVDNADATGKGADAVDATGEGVDDSVDATGSSEEDVGEEDADDGARDEAAETDETADDDSGKKKGLFGRFFG from the coding sequence ATGGGTCGTGTCTACGCAGTCGTCAGTGCGAAGGGGGGTGTCGGCAAGACGACGACGGCGGCGAACCTCGCCGCCGCGTTGGCCGCCGCGGGATCGAGCGTCGCCGTCGTCGACGGCGATCTGGGGATGGCGAATCTCGCGAGCGCGCTCGGTGTCTCGCTCGGGGACGCCACGCTCCACGACGTCCTCGCCGGTGATGCCGACGTCGACGAATCGATTCTCGAGGGGCCGCACGGGCTGGCAGTCGTCCCCGGCTCGCCGGATCTCGACGCGTTCTCTCGGGCGGATCCGGACGAACTGGACGCCGTCCTCGCTGATCTCACCGAGGAGTACGAGTACGTTGTTCTCGACACCGGTGCGGGCCTCAGCAACGACACCGTCGTCCCGATGACGTTCGTCGACGAGGTGCTCTTGGTCTCGACGACGACGCGCGATTCCCTCGGCGACACCGACAAAACGCGCCAAGTCGCCGGACGCCTCGGCGTCAGCGTCGCGGGCGTCGCGCTCAACCGGGCCGACCGCGAGACGCTCGACCCGGAGTTCGTCAGCGACGTACTCGACGCGGAGATCCTCCAGATCGTGCCGGACGCGGCCGTGATTTCGCAGGCCGCCGAAGCGGGCGAACCGCTGACGACGTTCGCACCGGGCAGCGACGCGGCGTCGGCGTACCGCTCGCTCGCGGGACGTCTCACCGGCGATGCGAGCCTCGCCGACGAGCGCGACGAAACCGGTGAACTCGACGCACCCGACGAGAGCACTCACGCCGGCGGGACTGACCACTCCGACGAGGATGTCGCCGCCGACGTTTCCGAAGATGATGACGAGGGCGTCGACACCGACGAGGACCTCGACGACGAGGATTTCGACGCCGACGAGGAGGCGGACCCGGTTTCCGGGGACGAAGCAGTCTCAGCGGATGAGCCCCCCTCGGGGGGTGAGGCCTCCTCAAAGGATGAGGTTCTCTCAGAGGAGCAGTCCGTCTCGGATGACGAGGCCGCGGACGAGGACTCACCGACGAGCGATGAGGACATCGTCGTCGCGGGGGCCCACGAGGAGGACGGGCCCGGCGGCGACACCGATCCCTTGGCCGAATACGACGTCGGAGCCGATTCCGTCGACGAATCGAGCGCGGACTCGGCCGCGCCCGGTGTCGAATCCGACTCGGAGGACGACGGAACGGAATCCGACGACGACGAATCGGACCCGCTCGTCGAACCCGCGAGCGCGGACGAACTCACCGCCGCGAGCGACGACGCGGAGGCGGACGCCGACACCGGTGTCTACACGACGTCGCTGTCCGACGACATCGACGCGGCTGAAGGCCCCGAAGACGAGACGGGCGGCGATCCGGCCGGCGGTGTCGACAACGCGGACGCGACCGGCAAGGGGGCCGACGCCGTCGACGCGACCGGCGAGGGGGTCGACGATTCGGTGGACGCGACTGGTTCTTCAGAGGAAGACGTCGGGGAGGAAGACGCTGACGACGGAGCGCGGGACGAAGCGGCGGAGACAGACGAGACGGCCGACGACGACTCCGGGAAAAAGAAGGGCCTCTTCGGTCGATTCTTCGGATAG